The following coding sequences are from one Geodermatophilus normandii window:
- a CDS encoding cytochrome ubiquinol oxidase subunit I, whose product MDVVELSRFQFASTSIFHFFFVSLTVGLAFLIAVMETIAYVRSDRREVYGKMTNFFGHLFLINFAVGVVTGIVQEFQFGMNWSEYSDFVGNIFGVPLALEVLMAFFLESTFIGLWWFGKDRLRPWMRLASIWLVAVGTQISAFWIVLANAWMHHPVGYEVVDGQARLTDFAAVVFNYKAWLYFAHVQGSAWVVAAFFVLGISAYHLLRRQDTDVYSRSLHIGLVFAAIGTVFSVVSGHTEAQVAREDQPMKFAAMEAQWDTSESPAPWSLFAVIDQEKRENPFSIELPYVGSILAYNSLEGRYEGINQIEEQFDAEYGEGDYTPPVAWVYWSFRIMVAIGSLLLATAFLGLFLWWRRRRGLESTRWYLKALVLFIPLPWIANFTGWIVTEMGRQPFMVYGELTVTEGVSPNSAGEVLAGLIGLWAVYLALIGLDVYLLTVTARAGIHRRPEAQLVAAPAPDYEGTGFQEYEKRN is encoded by the coding sequence GTGGACGTGGTCGAGCTCTCCCGGTTCCAGTTCGCCTCGACCAGCATCTTCCACTTCTTCTTCGTCTCGCTGACCGTCGGGCTGGCGTTCCTCATCGCGGTCATGGAGACCATCGCCTACGTCCGGTCCGACCGGCGCGAGGTCTACGGGAAGATGACCAACTTCTTCGGTCACCTCTTCCTCATCAACTTCGCCGTCGGCGTGGTCACCGGGATCGTGCAGGAGTTCCAGTTCGGGATGAACTGGAGCGAGTACTCCGACTTCGTCGGCAACATCTTCGGCGTCCCGCTGGCGCTCGAGGTGCTCATGGCGTTCTTCCTCGAGAGCACCTTCATCGGGCTGTGGTGGTTCGGCAAGGACCGGCTGCGGCCCTGGATGCGCCTGGCCAGCATCTGGCTGGTCGCCGTCGGCACGCAGATCAGCGCCTTCTGGATCGTGCTGGCCAACGCCTGGATGCACCACCCGGTCGGTTACGAGGTGGTCGACGGGCAGGCCCGGCTCACCGACTTCGCCGCCGTCGTCTTCAACTACAAGGCCTGGCTGTACTTCGCCCACGTCCAGGGCAGCGCGTGGGTGGTCGCGGCCTTCTTCGTCCTCGGCATCAGCGCCTACCACCTGCTGCGCCGGCAGGACACCGACGTCTACTCCCGGTCGCTGCACATCGGCCTGGTCTTCGCCGCCATCGGCACCGTCTTCTCGGTGGTCAGCGGGCACACCGAGGCCCAGGTCGCCCGCGAGGACCAGCCCATGAAGTTCGCGGCGATGGAGGCGCAGTGGGACACCTCGGAGTCGCCCGCGCCGTGGTCGCTGTTCGCCGTCATCGACCAGGAGAAGCGGGAGAACCCGTTCAGCATCGAGCTCCCCTACGTCGGCTCGATCCTCGCCTACAACAGCCTCGAGGGCCGGTACGAGGGGATCAACCAGATCGAGGAGCAGTTCGACGCCGAGTACGGCGAGGGCGACTACACCCCGCCCGTTGCCTGGGTGTACTGGTCCTTCCGCATCATGGTGGCCATCGGTTCGCTGCTCCTGGCGACGGCGTTCCTCGGGCTGTTCCTCTGGTGGCGGCGACGACGGGGACTGGAGAGCACGCGCTGGTACCTCAAGGCCCTGGTGCTGTTCATCCCGCTGCCGTGGATCGCCAACTTCACCGGCTGGATCGTCACCGAGATGGGCCGCCAGCCGTTCATGGTCTACGGCGAGCTCACCGTCACCGAGGGGGTGAGCCCCAACTCGGCCGGTGAGGTCCTCGCCGGGCTGATCGGGCTGTGGGCCGTCTACCTCGCCCTCATCGGCCTGGACGTCTACCTGCTGACCGTCACCGCCCGGGCCGGCATCCACCGCAGGCCGGAGGCCCAGCTGGTCGCCGCCCCCGCGCCGGACTACGAGGGCACGGGGTTCCAGGAGTACGAGAAGAGGAACTGA